From Drosophila virilis strain 15010-1051.87 chromosome X, Dvir_AGI_RSII-ME, whole genome shotgun sequence, the proteins below share one genomic window:
- the LOC6633595 gene encoding uncharacterized protein isoform X1, with amino-acid sequence MLIVDMLTLALTNGQSLLERERERERQHCDEAAKRSKMTATMSNKTLNKHNEDANYKSSSSSNNNNNSNSAHIAVAIEAATITAATATTTSAAAAGNMINGGLGLNVAAAADNVAVAVVAAAAADDDDDDDDDGNDDVDLACETRSSRADVARVQYKAHCAWQPQPQQQQQQQRGAVRGWQACQSAASTAKDMQTQAHARAEYSDNNSTSSSSSRGSSRGSNTGAEVATKCERAQVERESVSVSANAGNAGHGQQPPNVTAATTATTATAAAGNDSDSDNAKGLGSNGSRSDNSACSIPTIGSQLFKAKLTAAAAAAAAAAPPTAAAAAAAAAVVAASAAEQQQQQQQPIINFGEYNIKNQEKQLLQICENFVQISSSVGQNEQQKQQQQQQQQQQQQQILYTGVNNDAGSAAGDDADGDAQRTEKFVQKGSTNALSADFFLYKPSENVQSDVAAIATTAATTTRAAAAATTTATTFARAKEPKSNQKQTQTSKEVLVLAETPLSLPYLREESANVASGPCHDPVTVDNVVGVAGAVLPESVPVVVVADGYVDYVKSVADNKVVAAAEATASHWATLASKAASSSSGQSLLDECRAEPLHRFESTAFVFDVTSSAQKATSSKHKAASSECAASYTLIDCDAADQQSAVQHNECATAASKSESNECSTTKTTAAAATSCNDYDLIDFEHDLVDDFVASQRLKRLQHNFQGRVNSSNNSSNSSNNISNDNNSCSCEAVVDCVKASLRQQQQQQLKLNACTSTINTTKKLPPEAAAANSHTPTLTPTFTPPSSSSSSHAAKDNKIVESSLLAVASSSAIQLDVNCIQDIGNEQIATANDSSSSSSSRQQQLLNTLPELALRVRGERVVSTAETLADSQDDGDQVLIEIEAKPAATTTTTTTATAATATATLTAATTATDSCIRSAFVPTVICDNNCSDSSTNAANFVATLSEFDVQRFGEYLRAARQLQLLDINHNSQSQLPGEPSGSHVSVKQRRGFQCYDELLAEFVSEQQDDNENEHEQEQEQEQELDSECDYNSDSNCNECQCDECLAVASHNSTASNEYNERTASTLATSTTSTGIALGPRPDVFKMREVNGQLRGLLKKPNRPPPARKNRVVFDETRNEFFEADYIILIREDCAYDEEDEEPCTCGEHELVRLCCEEGCQCNYAVNAAEPGDGRTPQSPKFQPPIDFVDDAALSPPDGYKDNSLKNTLGGALSGHIFGAQHLQQLQVIQRLQQQRAAMLAARNSGSNSNSQIPPPPPPAGGAQQQQQQQQQQQQQQQQQQQQQQQQQQQQQQPLPDEDLQGVCTECAECAECAAKQLQDAECGGSQCNEELTPIGVPAVALLPLHTSSPERRITQKEIIAGEERPKYVLQSQYKPAAASAAVKVRKDAGSSSKPAAASAISGSGTVAATGTGTGTGYGNSLVPAAGSSSAKKKRFVVETITTMTTVTERRIIREAHEDTAAASGAAGAAPAAEMLPPALPAKASATAAAAAAAAAASAAAAANAAGTEPYDEEKPPPIPPKELTTTTQISGILKGGKLWKQDSISQQSDDQNNTTSEDESGATKRSVRFVTEDQANAGTDGDGQSLCGELDDSENQINELIPIKKHSTLFNNALRPNSAVRQLFPSVSAQQAPVLTSEALRAFDESKRAGCLVTHLPGSCGDSDTLRRSMERNILRRSLIKKKAVKSDISLEERIKQLTCDIDEDLVEELSRGVADADQDQDQASERDCSELAQRDSPAGEENPNTLAPKFMNGEKSFSPSSSVSSSSSGSSAYKKIADIFSRDKKQEKIMELEENPIVIIPQECRCPAAPDLGMGIQVPVVHTQIHRTPPRQNEPKRQFLSTLAPLTACVAGNKDDLSSYYTLAAAAAAHQHGHAAHAHAHYAAAAAAADYNMSQLLGAAAGAGDAVAQQAAAAAMVAQGLALGGGAGAGAGGAGAGGDEARKVAPDVIAGTPGQETTQQDELAAFAQAEAKRTEQLKKRYTGVETASQCQSQASSDDDEQNDYGFNKRPSVRGIKPKFSSTNEILAQMQEQLTQQIPTTVISSQPVPQAIKGYAMPNQAKQPNPSPQNVPQQQQQQQQQQQQQQQQQQQAAQLQQQMANALQANTIAQQKTEQRTWSFYSESGEQQRFPVDAAAAAAIQQTYYQTLPAGAMFRQTMIQQGAADDASSLLYAAAQNCQSMTATATATATATAIEQSKHSSYSSHFARSPTRRPESPPPLRNYHQTMVLIPYNAETYSQFATSSSVDPKLAHIQRQNILEYQQVTQQTIRVPIGYALPGMQLHVVSGRGHAAHYAQHQHTAAQQQQQQQQQQQHLHQQQHQHQQQQQQQQQQQQHQQQQQRLMSQHYQYGPEGGMPGFSERGVPEGAAAVSHSDCSAMVSPTGAQQQQQQQQQQQQQQQQQHQQQQQQQQQQVGAAAAQGSVYYAMNV; translated from the exons ATGCTGATTGTGGACATGCTAACGTTGGCCTTAACGAACGGACAGAGCTTGCTCGAACGGGAGCGGGAACGGGAGAGGCAACATTGTGATGAAGCAGCGAAACGCAGCAAAATGACGGCAACTATGTCTAACAAAACGCTAAATAAACACAATGAAGATGCAAATTataagagcagcagcagcagcaacaacaacaacaacagcaacagtgcGCATATTGCTGTTGCAATTGAGGCAGCAACaatcacagcagcaacagcaacaacaacatcagctgcagcagcgggcAACATGATTAACGGTGGACTAGGCTtgaatgttgctgctgctgctgataatgttgctgttgctgttgttgctgctgctgctgctgatgatgatgatgatgatgatgatgatggcaaCGATGACGTCGATTTGGCATGCGAGACACGCAGCTCACGCGCTGATGTTGCTCGCGTGCAATACAAGGCGCATTGTGCGtggcagccacagccgcagcagcagcagcagcagcagcgcggcGCGGTGCGGGGCTGGCAGGCGTGCCAGTCAGCGGCCAGCACAGCGAAAGACATGCAAACGCAGGCGCATGCGCGTGCTGAatacagcgacaacaacagcaccagcagcagcagcagcagagggagcagcagaggcagcaacacAGGAGCGGAAGTGGCCACAAAATGTGAGCGCGCGCAAGTCGAGCGTGAGAGCGTGAGCGTGAGCGCAAACGCAGGCAATGCTGGCCATGGCCAGCAACCACCCAAtgtgacagcagcaacaacagcaacaacagcaacagcagcagcaggcaatgacagcgacagcgacaatgCCAAAGGCTTGGGGAGCAACGGGAGCCGTAGCGACAACAGCGCCTGCTCAATACCTACAATTGGCAGTCAGCTTTTCAAAGCCAAactcacagcagcagcagcagcagcagcagcagccgcaccaccaacagcagcagcagcagcagcagcagcagcagtcgtcGCAGCAAGCgcagctgagcagcagcagcagcagcagcagccaataattaattttggcgaatacaatataaaaaatcaagaaaaacaattgttacaaatttgtgaaaattttGTGCAAATCAGCTCAAGTGTTGGCCAAAAcgagcagcaaaaacagcaacaacagcaacagcaacaacaacaacaacaacaaattttgtatACAGGCGTCAACAACGACGCGGGCAGCGCAGCTGGCGACGACGCTGACGGCGACGCGCAACGTACAgaaaaatttgtgcaaaaagGCAGTACAAATGCGTTAAgtgctgatttttttttgtataaaccAAGTGAAAATGTGCAAAGTGACgtagcagcaatagcaacaacagcagcaacaacaacaagagcagcagcagcagcaacaacaacagcaacaacatttgccAGGGCAAAGGAGCCAAAGTCAAATCAGAAACAGACACAGACATCGAAGGAGGTGTTGGTGCTGGCGGAGACGCCATTGTCATTGCCATATTTGCGTGAGGAATCGGCGAACGTAGCGAGCGGCCCATGCCACGACCCTGTTACTGTTGATAATGTCGTTGGTGTTGCTGGCGCTGTTTTGCCCGAAAGcgtgccagttgttgttgttgctgacgGTTACGTGGATTACGTGAAAAGTGTTGCAGACAACAAAGTAGTAGCCGCAGCAGAGGCAACAGCATCGCACTGGGCCACGCTAGCGAGCAAAGCAGCGAGTAGCAGCTCAGGCCAAAGTTTGCTCGACGAGTGCCGTGCGGAACCTTTACACAGGTTTGAGTCCACAGCGTTCGTGTTCGACGTGACGAGCAGCGCACAGAAAGCAACGAGTAGCAAGCACAAAGCAGCGAGTAGCGAGTGTGCAGCTAGCTATACGCTCATAGACTGCGACGCAGCTGATCAGCAGTCGGCTGTGCAGCACAACGAGTGTGCCACAGCAGCGAGTAAAAGCGAAAGTAACGAGTgcagcacaacaaaaacaacagcagcagcagcaacaagctgCAACGATTACGATCTTATTGATTTTGAGCACGATTTGGTCGATGATTTTGTGGCCAGCCAGCGGCTAAAACGCTTACAGCATAATTTTCAGGGACGCgttaacagcagcaacaacagcagcaacagcagcaacaacatcagcaacgacaacaacagctgtaGTTGTGAGGCTGTAGTTGATTGTGTAAAGGCATCCTtgagacagcaacaacaacaacaactaaaactaaaTGCCTGCACGTCTACAATAAACACAACAAAGAAACTACCCcctgaagcagcagcagcaaatagcCATACACCCACTCTCACACCCACATTCACACccccgagcagcagcagcagcagccacgcTGCAAAGGACAATAAAATAGTTGAAAGTTCGCTGTTGGCCGTGGCAAGCTCAAGTGCAATACAATTAGATGTAAATTGTATTCAAGACATTGGAAATGAACAAATTGCCACAGcaaacgacagcagcagcagcagcagcagcagacaacAGCAATTGCTGAATACGTTGCCAGAGTTGGCATTGCGCGTGCGCGGTGAGCGTGTTGTGAGCACAGCTGAAACATTAGCTGACAGCCAAGACGACGGCGACCAGGTGCTGATTGAAATTGAAGCAAAgcccgcagcaacaacaacaacaacaacaacagcaacagcagcaacagcaacagcaacattaacagcagcaacaacagcgacagacAGTTGCATACGCAGCGCATTTGTGCCCACAGTTATTTGTGACAACAATTGCAGCGATTCGTCAACGAACGCCGCCAATTTTGTGGCCACGCTCAGCGAGTTCGATGTGCAGCGCTTTGGCGAGTATCTGAGAGCGGCGCGACAGCTACAATTGCTGGACATCAATCACAATAGCCAGAGTCAGCTGCCAGGCGAGCCGAGCGGCAGTCACGTGAGCGTCAAACAGCGACGCGGCTTTCAGTGTTACGACGAGCTACTCGCTGAATTTGTAAGCGAACAGCAGGACGACAACGAGAACGAGCacgagcaggagcaggagcaggagcaggagctggaCAGCGAGTGCGATTACAATAGCGATAGCAATTGCAACGAGTGCCAGTGCGATGAGTGCCTAGCGGTCGCATCACATAACAGTACAGCGAGCAACGAGTACAACGAGCGAACAGCGAGTACACTCGCTACAAGCACAACATCGACTGGGATAGCACTTGGGCCCCGGCCAGACGTGTTCAAGATGCGTGAGGTGAATGGCCAGCTGCGCGGTCTGCTCAAAAAACCGAATCGACCGCCGCCGGCTCGCAAAAATCGTGTCGTCTTCGACGAGACACGCAACGAATTCTTCGAGgccgactatatcatattgatACGCGAGGATTGCGCCTACGATGAGGAGGACGAGGAGCCATGCACCTGCGGCGAGCACGAGCTGGTGCGCCTCTGCTGCGAGGAGGGCTGCCAGTGCAACTATGCCGTTAATGCCGCTGAGCCCGGCGATGGACGAACGCCACAG AGCCCCAAGTTCCAGCCGCCAATTGACTTTGTGGACGATGCCGCGCTCAGTCCACCCGATGGCTACAAGGATAACAGCCTAAAGAACACGCTGGGCGGCGCGCTCAGCGGCCACATCTTTGGGGCGCAGCAtctgcaacagttgcaggtTATCCAGcgtctgcagcagcagcgtgcTGCGATGTTGGCGGCgcgcaacagcggcagcaacagcaacagtcaaataccgccgccgccaccgcccgCAGGCGGCgctcagcaacaacaacaacaacaacaacagcaacaacagcaacaacaacagcaacaacaacaacaacagcaacaacagcagcaacaacaacagccgctgCCCGATGAGGACCTGCAGGGCGTTTGCACCGAGTGCGCCGAGTGCGCTGAATGCGCCGCCAAGCAGCTACAGGATGCAG AATGCGGCGGATCGCAGTGCAACGAGGAACTGACGCCGATCGGGGTGCCAGCTGTGGCATTGTTGCCGTTGCATACCAGCTCACCGGAGCGTCGCATCACGCAGAAGGAGATCATCGCCGGCGAGGAGCGGCCCAAATATGTGCTGCAATCACAATATAAGCCCGCAGCGGCATCTGCAGCAG TCAAAGTTAGAAAGGATGCGGGCAGTAGTAGCAAACCCGCCGCCGCCAGTGCCATTTCCGGTTCCGGTACCGTTGCCGCAACCGGCACCGGCACCGGCACCGGCTACGGCAACAGCCTGGTGCCAGCAGCGGGCAGTAGCTcagccaagaaaaaaagatttGTTGTTGAAACCATTACCACTATGACCACAGTGACCGAGCGACGCATTATACGCGAGGCGCACGAGGATACGGCGGCTGCCAGTGGCGCTGCCGGCGCAGCGCCCGCAGCGGAAATGCTGCCGCCGGCGCTGCCGGCCAAGGCGAGCGcaacagccgccgccgccgccgccgcagcagctgccagcgcCGCTGCAGCCGCGAATGCAGCTGGCACAGAGCCATACGATGAGGAGAAACCGCCACCCATACCGCCCAAGGAGCTGACAACGACCACACAGATCAGCGGCATACTGAAGGGCGGCAAACTCTGGAAGCAGGACTCCATTTCCCAG CAATCGGATGACCAGAACAACACCACCTCAGAGGACGAGAGCGGCGCCACGAAGCGTTCGGTGCGCTTTGTGACCGAGGATCAGGCGAATGCCGGCACCGATGGCGATGGCCAATCGCTCTGCGGCGAGCTGGACGACAGCGAGAACCAGATCAACGAGCTGATACCCATCAAGAAGCACTCGACGCTGTTCAACAATGCGCTGCGTCCCAATTCGGCGGTGCGTCAGCTGTTCCCCAGCGTTTCGGCCCAGCAGGCGCCGGTGCTCACCTCGGAGGCGTTGCGCGCCTTCGATGAGTCCAAGCGCGCCGGCTGCCTGGTAACCCATTTGCCCGGCAGCTGCGGCGACTCGGACACCTTGCGGCGCAGCATGGAGCGCAATATACTGCGACGTTCGCTGATCAA GAAGAAGGCCGTCAAGTCGGACATTTCGCTGGAGGAGCGCATCAAGCAGCTGACCTGCGACATTGACGAGGATCTTGTCGAGGAGCTGTCGCGCGGCGTTGCCGATGCCGACCAGGATCAGGATCAGGCCAGCGAGCGTGACTGCTCGGAGCTGGCGCAGCGCGACAGTCCCGCCGGCGAGGAGAATCCCAATACGCTGGCGCCCAAGTTCATGAACGGCGAGAAGAGCTTCTCGCCCAGCAGCTCCGTCTCAAGCTCGTCCAGCGGCTCGTCGGCCTACAAGAAGATCGCTGACATCTTTAGTCGCGACAAGAAGCAGGAGAAGATTATGGAGCTCGAGGAGAATCCCATTGTCATCATACCCCAG GAATGCCGCTGCCCCGCCGCACCAGATCTGGGCATGGGCATTCAGGTGCCGGTTGTGCACACGCAAATCCATCGTACGCCGCCGCGTCAAAACGAACCCAAGCGCCAGTTCCTCTCGACCCTGGCGCCGCTGACCGCCTGCGTGGCAGGCAACAAGGACGATCTGTCCTCCTACTACACGCTGGCCGCGGCAGCCGCCGCTCACCAGCACGGACATGCGGCGCATGCGCACGCCCATTATgcggccgccgctgccgccgccgatTACAATATGAGCCAGCTGCTGGGCGCTGCCGCGGGCGCTGGCGATGCCGTGGCCCAGCAGGCGGCCGCTGCGGCGATGGTGGCGCAGGGCTTGGCTTTGGGCGGCGgcgctggtgctggtgctggtggtgccgGCGCTGGCGGGGATGAGGCGCGCAAGGTGGCGCCGGATGTGATTGCCGGCACGCCCGGGCAGGAGACAACGCAACAGGACGAGCTGGCCGCCTTCGCCCAGGCGGAGGCGAAGCGCACCGAGCAGCTAAAGAAACGATATACGGGCGTGGAGACCGCCTCCCAATGCCAGTCGCAGGCGagcagcgacgacgacgaacAGAACGATTATGGCTTCAATAAACGGCCCTCGGTGCGCGGCATCAAGCCCAAGTTCAGCTCCACCAACGAGATACTTGCCCAGATGCAGGAGCAGCTCACCCAGCAGATACCCACAACGGTGATCAGCAGCCAACCCGTGCCGCAGGCCATCAAGGGCTATGCCATGCCCAATCAGGCCAAGCAGCCGAATCCCTCGCCGCAGAAcgtgccacagcagcaacagcagcagcaacagcagcagcagcaacagcagcagcagcagcagcaggcggcgcagttgcagcaacaaatgGCGAATGCTCTGCAGGCCAATACCATTGCCCAGCAGAAGACGGAACAGCGCACCTGGAGCTTTTACAGCGAGAGCGGGGAGCAGCAACGATTTCCGGtagacgccgccgccgccgccgccataCAGCAAACATATTACCAGACGTTGCCGGCGGGCGCCATGTTCCGCCAGACAATGATACAGCAGGGCGCCGCCGATGATGCCTCCTCGCTGCTGTATGCCGCTGCCCAGAACTGTCAGAGCATGACGGCCACGGCAACGGCGACCGCAACCGCGACGGCCATCGAGCAGAGCAAGCACAGCAGCTATAGCAGCCACTTTGCACGCAGCCCCACCAGACGGCCGGagtcgccgccgccgttgcGCAACTATCACCAGACGATGGTGTTGATACCATACAATGCCGAGACCTATTCCCAGTTCGCAACCAGCAGCAGTGTCGATCCCAAGCTGGCTCACATCCAGCGACAGAATATACTCGAGTATCAGCAG GTAACACAGCAAACGATACGCGTGCCCATTGGCTATGCTCTGCCTGGCATGCAGCTGCATGTGgtcagtgggcgtggccacgCCGCACACTATGCACAGCATCAGCACACGGctgcccagcagcaacagcaacagcagcagcaacagcaacatctgcaccagcaacaacatcagcatcagcagcagcagcagcagcagcaacagcagcagcagcatcaacagcagcagcaacgtttAATGTCGCAACACTATCAATACGGACCGGAGGGCGGCATGCCGGGCTTTAGCGAACGGGGCGTGCCCGAGGGCGCAGCTGCCGTCTCGCACAGCGATTGCAGCGCCATGGTCTCGCCAACAGgcgcccagcagcaacagcagcaacagcagcaacaacaacaacaacagcaacaacaacatcagcaacagcagcaacagcagcagcaacaggtgggcgctgcagcagctcagGGATCCGTTTACTATGCGATGAACGTATGA